In one Pyxidicoccus xibeiensis genomic region, the following are encoded:
- a CDS encoding FKBP-type peptidyl-prolyl cis-trans isomerase: MQRMWTAALVLALGAPVAQAQNSQPAKKPEPAAKAPAPSAPPDLSSEDAKTIYALGASVGRDLSLFALTPEELQLLQRGITDSINGTAQEMDPKEYAPKIQAFAKARQAQASAALLERAAKEPRATKLPSGVIYQETVAGKGRSPKATDTVKVHYEGRLVDGTVFDTSARRGIPIEFPLNGVIPCWTQGVAKMKVGGKAKLTCPGNMAYGERPPPGSRIPPNAVLVFDVELVDIPGDTTQQP, from the coding sequence ATGCAACGGATGTGGACGGCGGCCCTCGTGCTGGCGCTCGGCGCCCCGGTCGCCCAGGCGCAGAACTCCCAACCCGCGAAGAAGCCCGAGCCCGCGGCCAAGGCACCGGCGCCTTCCGCGCCTCCCGACCTCTCGTCCGAGGACGCGAAGACCATCTACGCCCTCGGTGCCTCTGTCGGGCGTGACCTCTCCCTCTTCGCCCTCACGCCCGAGGAGCTCCAGCTCCTCCAGCGCGGCATCACCGACAGCATCAACGGCACCGCGCAGGAGATGGACCCGAAGGAGTATGCGCCGAAGATCCAGGCCTTCGCCAAGGCCCGCCAGGCCCAGGCCAGCGCCGCGCTGCTGGAGCGCGCCGCGAAGGAGCCCCGCGCCACGAAGCTGCCCTCCGGCGTCATCTACCAGGAGACGGTGGCGGGCAAGGGCCGCAGCCCGAAGGCCACCGACACCGTCAAGGTGCACTACGAGGGCCGGCTGGTGGATGGCACCGTGTTCGACACCTCGGCCCGTCGCGGCATCCCCATCGAGTTCCCCCTCAACGGCGTCATCCCCTGCTGGACGCAGGGCGTGGCGAAGATGAAGGTGGGCGGCAAGGCGAAGCTCACCTGCCCCGGCAACATGGCCTACGGCGAGCGCCCGCCCCCGGGCTCCCGCATCCCCCCCAACGCCGTCCTCGTCTTCGACGTGGAGCTGGTGGACATCCCCGGCGACACCACGCAGCAGCCGTAG
- a CDS encoding PilZ domain-containing protein has translation MSDKRKSKRAPLDIYLNKYMGGVPYMSRAADISQEGVSLARLIEPQHAAKRVGLQFQLPGSEEIIYAEGEVVREWVESASPAKRERSGVRFTLLTERHRRMIDAYVDRHANEN, from the coding sequence ATGAGCGACAAGCGTAAGTCCAAGCGGGCGCCCCTCGACATCTACCTCAACAAGTACATGGGTGGCGTGCCGTACATGTCGCGGGCCGCGGACATCAGCCAGGAGGGCGTGAGCCTCGCCCGGCTGATTGAGCCCCAGCACGCGGCCAAGCGCGTCGGCCTCCAGTTCCAGCTGCCGGGCTCGGAGGAGATCATCTACGCCGAGGGCGAGGTGGTGCGCGAGTGGGTGGAGTCGGCGTCCCCCGCGAAGCGCGAGCGCTCCGGTGTGCGCTTCACGCTCCTCACCGAGCGTCACCGGCGGATGATCGACGCCTACGTCGACCGACACGCCAACGAGAACTGA
- a CDS encoding AI-2E family transporter, with the protein MAPEAGLSESDARRIDLWWAGVMVGSLALVFALLSVFGGVAVPVLLALAGAYVFNPVVTALEKRGLNRTWGTTVVFVAGTLLMVGAVLYLIPVFREEAAKLPDFFRRASTQVVPQAEALLGRSLPDLVRQRTAELGQQASDLVQSAGPAAARILASFAGNTARLVVTLLGLTVVPVLAFFFLQDYPRLMGMVKDLLPRRAVGLVGRRFAEVDEVLSAFVRGQLTVGAVLSVIYAAGLSAGRIDMAIVIGVIAGFGNMVPYLGTGVGILLSLVGLMLSWQGPWQLGVVAGTFVIGQMLEGLVITPRIVGEKVGLAPVAVIIAILAFGELFGFVGILLAVPVAAILKVVLRVVVQRYQRTRLYSGEARSP; encoded by the coding sequence ATGGCGCCAGAGGCCGGGCTGTCGGAGTCCGACGCGCGGCGCATCGACCTGTGGTGGGCCGGCGTGATGGTGGGCTCGCTGGCGCTGGTGTTCGCGCTGCTCTCCGTGTTCGGCGGAGTGGCGGTGCCGGTGCTGCTGGCCCTGGCGGGGGCCTACGTCTTCAACCCGGTGGTGACGGCGCTGGAGAAGCGCGGGCTGAATCGGACCTGGGGTACGACGGTCGTCTTCGTGGCGGGCACGCTGCTGATGGTGGGCGCGGTGCTGTACCTCATCCCGGTGTTCCGCGAGGAGGCGGCGAAGCTGCCGGACTTCTTCCGCCGCGCGAGCACGCAGGTGGTGCCCCAGGCGGAGGCGCTGCTGGGGCGGTCGCTGCCGGACCTGGTGCGGCAGCGCACCGCGGAGCTGGGGCAGCAGGCGTCGGACCTGGTGCAGAGCGCGGGCCCTGCGGCGGCGCGCATCCTGGCGAGCTTCGCGGGCAACACGGCGCGCCTCGTCGTCACCCTGCTGGGCCTCACGGTGGTGCCGGTGCTGGCCTTCTTCTTCCTGCAGGACTACCCGCGGCTGATGGGCATGGTGAAGGACCTGCTGCCCCGGCGTGCTGTGGGACTGGTGGGCCGGCGCTTCGCGGAGGTGGACGAGGTGCTGTCCGCGTTCGTGCGCGGGCAGCTCACGGTGGGCGCGGTGCTGTCGGTCATCTACGCGGCGGGGCTGTCCGCGGGGCGCATCGACATGGCCATCGTCATCGGGGTGATTGCCGGGTTCGGCAACATGGTGCCGTACCTCGGCACGGGCGTGGGCATCCTGCTGTCGCTGGTGGGGCTGATGCTGTCGTGGCAGGGGCCGTGGCAGCTCGGGGTGGTGGCCGGCACCTTCGTCATCGGGCAGATGCTGGAGGGGCTCGTCATCACGCCACGCATCGTGGGTGAGAAGGTGGGCCTGGCGCCGGTGGCGGTCATCATCGCCATCCTCGCGTTCGGCGAGCTGTTCGGCTTCGTGGGCATCCTCCTGGCGGTTCCGGTGGCGGCCATCCTCAAGGTGGTGCTGCGCGTGGTGGTGCAGCGCTATCAGCGCACGCGGTTGTACTCGGGAGAGGCCCGCTCGCCGTGA
- the pheS gene encoding phenylalanine--tRNA ligase subunit alpha, with translation MRDRLLALAEAAKQEIGVASERSAVEALRVRYLGKKGELSGVLGGMGKLAPDERRALGEVANTVKAELEKLLADALQRVEEAALAAELKGPGLDVTLPGRAVMPGSRHPVSRTMEDIVRTFSRLGFDVASGPEIELDYFNFEALNLPKDHPARDMQDTFYVEESSLGHAKKADSAVLLRTHTSPVQVRYMLNRKPPIRAVMPGRVYRRDSDITHTPMFHQVEGLLVDKDVTFAELKGSLDAFVKAFFGSDTRTRFRPSFFPFTEPSAEVDISCTSCGGKGCRVCKQTGWLEVLGSGMVHPNVFTSAGYDPGEVTGYAFGMGVERIAMLRYRIDDLRMMFENDARFLEQF, from the coding sequence ATGCGGGATCGATTGCTGGCGCTGGCGGAGGCCGCGAAGCAGGAGATTGGCGTCGCGTCGGAGCGGTCCGCGGTGGAGGCGCTTCGCGTCCGCTACCTGGGCAAGAAGGGCGAGCTGTCCGGCGTACTGGGCGGCATGGGCAAGCTGGCCCCGGACGAGCGGCGCGCCCTGGGCGAGGTGGCCAACACCGTCAAGGCGGAGCTGGAGAAGCTGCTCGCGGACGCCCTGCAGCGGGTGGAAGAGGCGGCGCTGGCGGCCGAGCTCAAGGGGCCCGGGCTGGACGTGACGCTGCCGGGGCGCGCGGTGATGCCGGGCAGCCGGCACCCGGTGTCCCGGACGATGGAGGACATCGTCCGGACGTTCTCCCGGCTCGGCTTCGACGTGGCCAGCGGCCCGGAAATCGAGCTGGACTACTTCAACTTCGAGGCGCTGAACCTGCCGAAGGACCACCCCGCGCGGGACATGCAGGACACCTTCTACGTGGAGGAGTCCTCGCTGGGCCACGCGAAGAAGGCGGACAGCGCGGTGCTGCTGCGCACGCACACGTCGCCGGTGCAGGTGCGGTACATGCTCAACCGCAAGCCGCCCATCCGCGCGGTGATGCCGGGGCGGGTGTACCGCCGCGACTCGGACATCACCCACACGCCCATGTTCCACCAGGTGGAGGGGCTGCTGGTGGACAAGGACGTGACGTTCGCTGAGCTGAAGGGCTCGCTGGACGCCTTCGTGAAGGCGTTCTTCGGCTCGGACACGCGCACGCGCTTCCGCCCGTCCTTCTTCCCCTTCACCGAGCCCTCGGCGGAGGTGGACATCTCCTGCACCTCGTGCGGCGGGAAGGGATGCCGGGTGTGCAAGCAGACGGGGTGGCTGGAGGTGCTGGGCAGCGGCATGGTGCACCCCAACGTCTTCACCTCCGCGGGGTATGACCCGGGCGAGGTGACGGGCTACGCGTTCGGCATGGGCGTGGAGCGCATCGCCATGCTGCGCTACCGCATCGACGACCTGCGGATGATGTTCGAGAACGACGCGCGGTTCCTCGAGCAGTTCTGA
- the rpmI gene encoding 50S ribosomal protein L35, whose product MPKLKTRSGAKKRFEVKKSGKVKHGKAFAKHLFTFSKTPKSKRGTRGTSHLRDMDAKKVIKEMFPYGG is encoded by the coding sequence ATGCCGAAGTTGAAGACCCGCAGCGGCGCGAAGAAGCGCTTCGAAGTGAAGAAGAGCGGCAAGGTGAAGCACGGCAAGGCCTTCGCCAAGCACCTCTTCACGTTCTCGAAGACGCCGAAGTCCAAGCGCGGCACCCGTGGCACCAGCCACCTCCGCGACATGGATGCGAAGAAGGTCATCAAGGAGATGTTCCCCTACGGGGGCTGA
- the rplT gene encoding 50S ribosomal protein L20 → MRVKKGVKARRRRNRILKLAKGYRGRRKNCYKRANQAVERALDYASRDRMARKRNFRRLWIVRINAAARTVGLSYSKLIAGLAKAGIGLDRKVLSDMAIADPSGFTAVANIAKAA, encoded by the coding sequence ATGCGCGTCAAAAAGGGTGTAAAGGCTCGTCGCCGTCGCAATAGGATTTTGAAGCTGGCCAAGGGTTACCGTGGCCGTCGGAAGAACTGCTACAAGCGCGCCAACCAGGCCGTGGAGCGGGCGCTCGACTACGCCAGCCGCGACCGCATGGCTCGCAAGCGCAACTTCCGCCGCCTGTGGATCGTCCGCATCAACGCGGCCGCCCGCACGGTGGGCCTGTCCTACTCGAAGCTGATCGCTGGCCTCGCCAAGGCGGGCATCGGTCTGGACCGCAAGGTCCTGTCCGACATGGCCATCGCGGATCCCTCGGGTTTTACGGCCGTCGCCAACATCGCGAAGGCGGCCTGA
- a CDS encoding LPP20 family lipoprotein: MRRSLWGLLLAVVPMTALGQGKEAKAPAASAARPASTSGTGTATAEVARPAAVGVNWEGQVLRATGAGAPDLKASNPAQARLGAERSAKQDAFRNLLEQTKGIQLSAGRTVGDEMSRDEVRGRVEGAIRGYKVVAKRYFSDSGVEVDVEVPLAAITASLVTPAPDSAIALNAEGTKKYTGLVVDARGLGVKPMLAPRLLDGSGKAVYGAAALSSESRATSGVAAWFESLEAAKKATLVGEKPLVVKATGLKGSDLVLSSDDAKALAEVNTRFLAEGRVVIVTQ, translated from the coding sequence GTGAGGCGTTCGCTGTGGGGGTTGTTGCTGGCGGTGGTGCCGATGACGGCGCTCGGCCAGGGCAAGGAGGCGAAGGCCCCGGCGGCTTCGGCCGCGCGTCCGGCGAGCACCTCGGGCACTGGCACGGCGACCGCTGAGGTCGCGCGGCCCGCGGCGGTGGGCGTCAACTGGGAGGGGCAGGTGCTTCGGGCGACCGGGGCGGGTGCTCCGGACCTGAAGGCGTCCAACCCGGCCCAGGCGCGCCTGGGCGCGGAGCGGTCCGCGAAGCAGGACGCGTTCCGCAACCTCCTCGAGCAGACGAAGGGCATCCAGCTCAGCGCGGGCCGCACCGTGGGGGACGAGATGTCCCGCGACGAGGTGCGCGGCCGCGTGGAGGGCGCCATCCGCGGCTACAAGGTCGTGGCCAAGCGGTACTTCTCGGACAGCGGCGTGGAGGTGGACGTGGAGGTCCCCCTGGCGGCCATCACCGCCTCGCTGGTGACGCCCGCGCCGGACTCGGCCATCGCGCTCAACGCCGAGGGGACGAAGAAGTACACGGGCCTGGTGGTGGACGCGCGGGGCCTGGGCGTGAAGCCGATGCTGGCGCCCCGGCTCCTGGATGGCTCGGGCAAGGCGGTCTATGGCGCGGCGGCGCTCTCGAGCGAGAGCCGTGCCACGTCCGGCGTGGCGGCCTGGTTCGAGAGCCTGGAGGCCGCGAAGAAGGCCACCCTGGTGGGTGAGAAGCCGCTGGTGGTGAAGGCCACGGGGCTGAAGGGCTCGGACCTGGTGCTCTCCTCGGACGACGCGAAGGCGCTGGCCGAGGTCAACACACGCTTCCTGGCCGAGGGCCGGGTCGTCATCGTCACGCAGTAG
- a CDS encoding PEGA domain-containing protein, whose protein sequence is MRGAWLAAVVVAVSGCARRQEPESVTRARALMEGAEQTSGNLALRCEPEDADVYLDGVLQGQCSDFTGSPKGLRVGVGLHHVEVKKQGFWPYTTYYEASGARARLTIQLRPMPAPGGGAP, encoded by the coding sequence ATGCGCGGCGCGTGGCTGGCGGCGGTGGTGGTGGCGGTCTCCGGGTGTGCGAGACGCCAGGAGCCGGAGTCCGTGACCCGCGCGCGCGCGCTGATGGAGGGCGCGGAGCAGACGAGCGGGAACCTGGCGCTGCGCTGCGAGCCGGAGGATGCGGACGTGTACCTGGATGGCGTCCTCCAGGGGCAGTGCAGCGACTTCACGGGCTCGCCGAAGGGGCTCCGCGTGGGCGTGGGGCTGCACCACGTCGAGGTGAAGAAGCAGGGCTTCTGGCCGTACACGACGTACTACGAGGCCAGCGGGGCCCGGGCGAGGCTGACCATCCAGCTGAGGCCCATGCCGGCCCCGGGGGGTGGTGCCCCGTAA
- a CDS encoding uracil-DNA glycosylase, with translation MTKLEKLHREIVACRACPRLVEWREEVARVKRRAYRDWNYWGRPVPGFGDPRARLIIVGLAPAAHGANRTGRVFTGDRSGDFLFAGLHRAGFANQPTSQHREDGLTLKDAFIVAAARCAPPDNKPLPEELARCAPFLDRELALLPGGVLLALGAIGWNAALASLDRSGVKLPTPRPAFGHGAEFALPGGRTLLGCYHVSQQNTQTGRLTPGMFDEVMARVRVLLDGKS, from the coding sequence GTGACGAAGCTGGAGAAGCTGCACAGGGAAATCGTGGCGTGTCGGGCGTGCCCCCGGCTGGTGGAGTGGCGCGAGGAGGTGGCGCGGGTGAAGCGCCGCGCGTACCGCGACTGGAACTACTGGGGCCGGCCGGTGCCGGGCTTCGGGGACCCGCGGGCCCGGCTCATCATCGTGGGGCTGGCGCCGGCGGCGCATGGGGCCAACCGGACGGGGAGGGTGTTCACGGGTGACCGCTCGGGGGACTTCCTGTTCGCCGGGCTCCACCGCGCCGGCTTCGCCAACCAGCCAACGAGCCAGCACCGCGAGGACGGGCTGACCCTGAAGGACGCCTTCATCGTGGCCGCCGCCCGCTGCGCCCCGCCGGACAACAAGCCGCTCCCGGAGGAGCTGGCCCGGTGCGCGCCCTTCCTGGACCGCGAGCTGGCCCTGCTGCCCGGCGGGGTGCTCCTCGCGCTGGGGGCCATCGGCTGGAACGCGGCGCTGGCCTCGCTGGACCGCTCCGGGGTGAAGCTCCCCACGCCCCGGCCCGCCTTCGGCCATGGGGCCGAGTTCGCCCTGCCGGGCGGGCGGACGCTCCTGGGCTGCTACCACGTCAGCCAGCAGAACACCCAGACGGGCCGGCTGACCCCAGGGATGTTCGATGAAGTGATGGCCCGCGTCCGCGTGTTGCTGGACGGGAAGAGTTGA
- the thrS gene encoding threonine--tRNA ligase — MSDMITVTLPDGSQKQTARGTTIADFVRESIGAGLAKAALFARVNGQDMDLVRTLEEDAKLQIFTPKSPESLELIRHDAAHVVASAVQHLFPGTQVTIGPATEDGFYYDFFREKPFTPEELEKIEAAANAELKQDMPFVRTEVAMDEAVRLFEEKGEKFKVEIVKDIAARGAKTLTLYKHGDWVDFCLGPHAPSTGKIGVIKILSSSGAYWRGDHRNPMLQRVYGTAFFDKKALQEYLTRIEESKKRDHRKLGKELDLFHFHPYAPGAAFWTPKGTALYQTLSDWMRHLTAEDGYVEIKTPLMFNKGLWETSGHWGKYKENMFLVLDSESGEHDFSLKPMNCPSHHLFYGFKKHSYRDLPLRFHTQDVLHRNEAAGALGGLTRVRQFAQDDAHIYCMESQITDEVRRFVKLLDRVYKAVGLTYAVKLSTRPEQRLGDDSLWDRAEEGLKAALESLGLEYELAPGDGAFYGPKIDFAVSDSIGRRWQLGTMQLDYLAPERFDLTYIGEDNAPHRPVVLHRAIFGSFERFTAILIEHFAGAFPAWLAPVQAVLVTVADRQNDYARKVRDTLRAKGYRVEFDERGMTLNAKIREAQLQKVPFTLVVGDNEVTGEGVAPRRYGGEDLKTMKLTDFEALLAKEAALP; from the coding sequence ATGTCCGACATGATCACGGTGACACTCCCCGACGGAAGCCAGAAGCAGACGGCCCGGGGCACCACCATCGCGGACTTCGTGCGTGAGAGCATTGGCGCCGGCCTGGCCAAGGCCGCCCTCTTCGCCCGCGTGAACGGCCAGGACATGGACCTGGTCCGGACGCTGGAAGAGGACGCGAAGCTCCAGATCTTCACGCCGAAGAGCCCCGAGTCGCTGGAGCTCATCCGCCACGACGCCGCCCACGTGGTCGCCAGCGCCGTGCAGCACCTGTTCCCCGGCACGCAGGTGACCATCGGTCCCGCGACGGAGGACGGCTTCTACTACGACTTCTTCCGCGAGAAGCCCTTTACGCCGGAGGAGCTGGAGAAGATCGAGGCCGCGGCCAACGCCGAGCTGAAGCAGGACATGCCCTTCGTCCGCACGGAAGTCGCCATGGACGAGGCCGTGCGCCTGTTCGAGGAGAAGGGCGAGAAGTTCAAGGTGGAGATCGTCAAGGACATCGCCGCCAGGGGCGCCAAGACGCTCACGCTCTACAAGCACGGCGACTGGGTGGACTTCTGCCTGGGGCCCCACGCCCCGAGCACCGGGAAGATCGGCGTCATCAAGATCCTCTCGTCCAGCGGCGCCTACTGGCGCGGCGACCACCGCAACCCGATGCTCCAGCGCGTCTACGGCACGGCCTTCTTCGACAAGAAGGCGCTGCAGGAGTACCTGACGCGCATCGAGGAGTCGAAGAAGCGCGACCACCGCAAGCTGGGCAAGGAGCTGGACCTCTTCCACTTCCACCCGTACGCGCCGGGCGCCGCCTTCTGGACGCCCAAGGGCACCGCGCTCTACCAGACGCTCTCCGACTGGATGCGCCACCTCACCGCCGAGGATGGCTATGTGGAGATCAAGACGCCCCTGATGTTCAACAAGGGGCTGTGGGAGACCAGCGGCCACTGGGGCAAGTACAAGGAGAACATGTTCCTGGTGCTCGACAGCGAGTCCGGCGAGCACGACTTCTCCCTCAAGCCGATGAACTGCCCGTCGCACCACCTGTTCTACGGCTTCAAGAAGCACAGCTACCGCGACCTGCCGCTGCGCTTCCACACGCAGGACGTGCTGCACCGCAACGAGGCGGCGGGTGCGCTCGGCGGGCTCACGCGCGTGCGCCAGTTCGCCCAGGACGACGCGCACATCTACTGCATGGAGAGCCAGATCACCGACGAGGTGCGGCGCTTCGTGAAGCTGTTGGACCGCGTCTACAAGGCGGTGGGCCTCACCTACGCGGTGAAGCTGTCCACGCGCCCCGAGCAGCGCCTGGGCGACGACTCCCTGTGGGACCGCGCCGAGGAGGGCCTCAAGGCCGCGCTGGAGTCGCTGGGCCTCGAGTACGAGCTGGCCCCGGGCGACGGCGCCTTCTACGGCCCGAAGATCGACTTCGCGGTGTCGGACAGCATCGGCCGCCGGTGGCAGCTGGGCACCATGCAGCTGGACTACCTGGCCCCGGAGCGCTTCGACCTCACCTACATCGGCGAGGACAACGCCCCGCACCGGCCGGTGGTGCTCCACCGCGCCATCTTCGGCTCCTTCGAGCGCTTCACCGCCATCCTCATCGAGCACTTCGCGGGCGCCTTCCCCGCGTGGCTGGCCCCGGTGCAGGCGGTGCTCGTCACCGTGGCGGACCGGCAGAACGACTACGCCCGCAAGGTGCGCGACACCCTCCGCGCCAAGGGCTACCGGGTGGAGTTCGACGAGCGCGGAATGACGCTCAACGCGAAGATCCGCGAGGCCCAGCTCCAGAAGGTGCCCTTCACCCTGGTGGTGGGGGACAACGAAGTCACCGGCGAGGGCGTCGCCCCGCGGCGCTACGGCGGTGAGGACCTCAAGACGATGAAGCTGACGGACTTCGAGGCCCTGCTGGCGAAGGAAGCCGCCCTGCCGTGA
- the pheT gene encoding phenylalanine--tRNA ligase subunit beta produces MKISVKWLGDYVALSPSVDELARKLTAAGLEIEGLERPAEGLRGVVVAQIKESVQHPNADKLSVTQVDIGGTALLQVVCGAKNYKVGDKVPLATVGTKLPNGVEIKQAALRGVDSFGMLCSSKELGLSEESSGLLILPPATRVGQPIAEAVGLDDVVLEVNVTPNRPDALSHLGVAREVGVVTGAALKVPQAKPPESGTPASERVKVRVEDGARCPRYVARVVENVTIGPSPQWMQDRLKACGVRAINNVVDVTNYVNLEYGQPLHAFDLDKLGGQEIVVRTAKKGEKLTTLDGKERTLDADDLVIADGSRAQALAGVMGGGDSEVTPGTKRLVLESANFQGSGVRRTAKRHVLHTEASHRFERGADLDAVVPAIDRAAQLIAELAGGTVAPGRVDVYPAPQPARKVTLRFARVEKVLGVAVAEGEVRRILAALGFKAVEEGTGQATYEVPRARVDVEREEDLLEEVARVYGYDNIPAKLPRGLAELAPEPAHAEAERRMRQALAGAGLDEVVNYSFVAPKSLEVLGGKEQPVALLNPLSAEQSVMRTSLLPGLLENLSRSVRHQVETVAIYETGRAYFRDAGGGQGQRPAAREVARVGGLVWGLRGGRSWTQKDAKADFYDAKGAVEAVLGALRVEGVTFSPAEPPAYHPKACAQVKAADGTVLGHVGELHPRVVKALGLPEGVFAFELDTEPLYAAARLVPEYQPLPRFPAVLRDLAVVVPLELANDEVRRVILEVGKPLVEEAQVFDVYTGKQIAEGQKNLAYALRYRSAERTLTDVEVNEAHQRIVDQVKQRLGAALRA; encoded by the coding sequence GTGAAGATTTCGGTGAAGTGGCTGGGCGATTACGTGGCGCTGTCGCCGTCGGTGGACGAGCTGGCGCGCAAGCTGACCGCCGCGGGCCTGGAGATTGAGGGGCTGGAGCGTCCGGCCGAGGGACTGCGCGGCGTGGTGGTGGCGCAGATCAAGGAGTCCGTGCAGCACCCCAACGCGGACAAGCTGTCCGTCACGCAGGTGGACATCGGCGGGACGGCGCTGCTGCAGGTGGTGTGCGGCGCGAAGAACTACAAGGTCGGCGACAAGGTGCCGCTGGCCACGGTGGGCACGAAGCTGCCCAACGGCGTGGAGATCAAGCAGGCGGCGCTGCGCGGCGTGGACAGCTTCGGCATGCTCTGCTCGTCGAAGGAGCTGGGGCTGAGCGAGGAGTCCAGCGGGCTGCTCATCCTCCCGCCGGCCACGCGCGTGGGCCAGCCCATCGCGGAGGCGGTGGGGTTGGATGACGTGGTGCTGGAGGTGAACGTCACCCCGAACCGGCCGGACGCGCTCAGCCACCTGGGCGTGGCGCGCGAGGTGGGCGTGGTGACGGGCGCGGCGCTGAAGGTGCCCCAGGCGAAGCCCCCGGAGTCCGGCACGCCGGCGTCGGAGCGCGTGAAGGTGCGCGTGGAGGACGGGGCGCGCTGCCCGCGCTACGTGGCGCGCGTGGTGGAGAACGTCACCATCGGCCCGTCGCCGCAGTGGATGCAGGACCGGCTGAAGGCGTGCGGCGTGCGCGCCATCAACAACGTGGTGGACGTCACCAACTACGTGAACCTGGAGTACGGGCAGCCGCTGCACGCGTTCGACCTGGACAAGCTGGGCGGGCAGGAGATCGTCGTCAGGACGGCGAAGAAGGGCGAGAAGCTCACCACGCTGGACGGCAAGGAGCGGACGCTGGACGCGGACGACCTGGTCATCGCGGACGGGAGCCGGGCGCAGGCGCTGGCGGGGGTGATGGGCGGCGGGGACAGCGAGGTGACGCCGGGAACGAAGCGCCTGGTGCTGGAGTCGGCGAACTTCCAGGGCTCCGGGGTGCGGCGGACGGCGAAGCGGCACGTGCTGCACACGGAGGCGTCGCACCGCTTCGAGCGCGGCGCGGACCTGGACGCGGTGGTGCCCGCCATCGACCGGGCGGCGCAGCTCATCGCCGAGCTGGCCGGCGGCACGGTGGCTCCGGGCCGGGTGGACGTGTACCCGGCGCCGCAGCCGGCGCGGAAGGTGACGCTGCGCTTCGCGCGGGTGGAGAAGGTGCTGGGCGTGGCGGTGGCGGAGGGCGAGGTGCGGCGCATCCTCGCGGCGCTGGGCTTCAAGGCGGTGGAGGAGGGGACGGGGCAGGCGACGTACGAGGTGCCCCGGGCGCGCGTGGACGTGGAGCGTGAGGAGGACCTGCTGGAGGAGGTCGCCCGCGTGTACGGCTACGACAACATCCCGGCGAAGCTGCCGCGCGGGCTGGCGGAGCTGGCGCCCGAGCCCGCGCACGCCGAGGCCGAGCGGCGGATGCGCCAGGCGCTGGCGGGGGCGGGGCTGGACGAGGTGGTGAACTACTCGTTCGTCGCGCCGAAGAGCCTGGAGGTGCTGGGTGGGAAGGAGCAGCCGGTGGCGCTGCTCAACCCGCTGAGCGCGGAGCAGTCGGTGATGCGCACCAGCCTGCTGCCGGGCCTGCTGGAGAACCTGTCGCGCAGCGTGCGGCACCAGGTGGAGACGGTGGCCATCTACGAGACGGGCCGGGCGTACTTCCGGGACGCCGGGGGTGGACAGGGGCAGCGGCCCGCGGCGCGCGAAGTGGCCCGGGTGGGCGGCCTGGTGTGGGGCCTGCGGGGTGGGCGGAGCTGGACGCAGAAGGACGCGAAGGCGGACTTCTACGACGCGAAGGGTGCGGTGGAGGCGGTGCTGGGGGCGCTGCGGGTGGAGGGCGTCACCTTCTCGCCGGCCGAGCCTCCGGCGTACCACCCGAAGGCCTGTGCGCAGGTGAAGGCGGCGGACGGCACGGTGCTGGGGCACGTGGGGGAGCTGCACCCGCGCGTGGTGAAGGCGCTGGGACTTCCGGAGGGGGTGTTCGCCTTCGAGCTGGACACGGAGCCGCTGTACGCGGCGGCCCGGCTGGTGCCCGAGTACCAGCCGCTGCCACGCTTCCCGGCGGTGCTGCGCGACCTGGCAGTGGTGGTGCCGCTGGAGCTGGCGAACGACGAGGTGCGGCGGGTCATCCTGGAGGTGGGGAAGCCGCTGGTGGAGGAGGCCCAGGTGTTCGACGTGTACACGGGCAAGCAGATTGCGGAGGGGCAGAAGAACCTGGCGTACGCGCTGCGCTACCGGTCAGCCGAGCGGACGTTGACCGACGTGGAGGTCAACGAGGCGCACCAGCGCATCGTCGATCAGGTGAAGCAGCGGCTGGGGGCCGCGCTGCGCGCCTGA
- a CDS encoding cold-shock protein has protein sequence MATGTVKWFNDAKGFGFITQDGGGEDVFCHHSAINMDGFRTLQEGQKVEFEVTKGPKGLQAQNVRAA, from the coding sequence ATGGCTACTGGTACCGTGAAGTGGTTCAACGATGCGAAGGGCTTTGGCTTCATCACCCAGGACGGCGGTGGTGAGGACGTGTTCTGCCACCACTCCGCCATCAACATGGATGGCTTCCGCACCCTCCAGGAGGGGCAGAAGGTGGAGTTCGAGGTCACCAAGGGCCCCAAGGGCCTGCAGGCGCAGAACGTCCGCGCCGCCTGA